A stretch of Hevea brasiliensis isolate MT/VB/25A 57/8 unplaced genomic scaffold, ASM3005281v1 Scaf354, whole genome shotgun sequence DNA encodes these proteins:
- the LOC110653760 gene encoding organ-specific protein P4 isoform X2 — MKSFFAFLPLFIPLLILSTTDARKDVDEYWRGVTKDQPLPEAIQKLLQASPASSASNKKTDCHMSKNVEPRPDIGLQTKKTLHETYSLQKFEPVPDVSIHHNDIVLEAEKPSKSFFKEEHEPRPDATIYHNDVGFKAKKPLDEKSFVNNFEPRPDLSIYHNDAGFEVEKPPKKKSFLSNFEGIDDVTIYQE; from the exons ATGAAATCCTTCTTTGCTTTTCTCCCTCTTTTCATACCTCTCTTG ATTTTGAGCACCACCGATGCAAGAAAAGATGTGGACGAGTATTGGAGAGGAGTGACGAAAGATCAACCTCTGCCAGAAGCAATACAAAAGCTTCTTCAAGCTTCTCCAGCCTCATCTGCCTCTAATAAGAAAACCGATTGTCACATGAGCAAGAATGTGGAGCCGAGACCTGATATTGGTCTTCAAACAAAGAAAACATTGCATGAGACGTACTCTCTTCAAAAGTTTGAGCCAGTACCTGATGTCTCAATCCACCATAACGATATTGTTCTTGAAGCCGAGAAACCATCGAAATCATTTTTCAAGGAAGAACATGAGCCGAGACCTGACGCGACAATTTACCACAATGATGTTGGTTTCAAAGCCAAAAAGCCATTAGATGAGAAATCATTTGTTAACAATTTTGAACCAAGGCCTGATTTATCCATATACCATAATGATGCAGGTTTTGAAGTAGAGAAGCCACCAAAAAAGAAATCCTTTCTCAGTAACTTTGAAGGGATAGATGACGTTACAatttatcaagaataa
- the LOC110653760 gene encoding organ-specific protein P4 isoform X1, which yields MKSFFAFLPLFIPLLQILSTTDARKDVDEYWRGVTKDQPLPEAIQKLLQASPASSASNKKTDCHMSKNVEPRPDIGLQTKKTLHETYSLQKFEPVPDVSIHHNDIVLEAEKPSKSFFKEEHEPRPDATIYHNDVGFKAKKPLDEKSFVNNFEPRPDLSIYHNDAGFEVEKPPKKKSFLSNFEGIDDVTIYQE from the exons ATGAAATCCTTCTTTGCTTTTCTCCCTCTTTTCATACCTCTCTTG CAGATTTTGAGCACCACCGATGCAAGAAAAGATGTGGACGAGTATTGGAGAGGAGTGACGAAAGATCAACCTCTGCCAGAAGCAATACAAAAGCTTCTTCAAGCTTCTCCAGCCTCATCTGCCTCTAATAAGAAAACCGATTGTCACATGAGCAAGAATGTGGAGCCGAGACCTGATATTGGTCTTCAAACAAAGAAAACATTGCATGAGACGTACTCTCTTCAAAAGTTTGAGCCAGTACCTGATGTCTCAATCCACCATAACGATATTGTTCTTGAAGCCGAGAAACCATCGAAATCATTTTTCAAGGAAGAACATGAGCCGAGACCTGACGCGACAATTTACCACAATGATGTTGGTTTCAAAGCCAAAAAGCCATTAGATGAGAAATCATTTGTTAACAATTTTGAACCAAGGCCTGATTTATCCATATACCATAATGATGCAGGTTTTGAAGTAGAGAAGCCACCAAAAAAGAAATCCTTTCTCAGTAACTTTGAAGGGATAGATGACGTTACAatttatcaagaataa